One genomic segment of Rhizorhabdus phycosphaerae includes these proteins:
- a CDS encoding LLM class flavin-dependent oxidoreductase, translated as MTQQCEVAWFSALCDDDYEFLGVPDSRLQSSWEHCRNIVLQAEKGGFDNILLPSGYQLGLDTTAFAAAVATQVRRIKLLWATRIGEDWPPQLARRIATLDRILGPNAAGTSGRLNVNIISSDMPGEALPGKARYARATEVMKIVRTLLNGESLDHEGEFYKLKLDPPRISTISGSCPAFYFGGLSEDARECAAEGCDVYLMWPDTMDKVRETIADMKTRAARFGRELKFGYRVHVVVRDTEEEARAAADRLLSKLDDEIGRAIREKSLDAKNVGVQRQAELRSAAGGDGFVEDNLWTGIGRARSGCGAAIVGNPDQVLAKLRAYQAEGIEAFILSGYPHAAEADLFSRHVLPHLQHGPLEG; from the coding sequence ATGACGCAGCAATGCGAAGTGGCGTGGTTCTCCGCGCTGTGTGACGACGATTATGAATTTCTGGGCGTGCCCGACAGCCGGCTCCAGTCGAGCTGGGAGCATTGCCGCAACATCGTGTTGCAAGCGGAGAAGGGCGGGTTCGACAATATCCTGCTGCCGTCGGGTTATCAGCTCGGCCTCGACACCACCGCCTTCGCGGCGGCGGTGGCGACGCAGGTGCGCCGGATCAAGCTGCTCTGGGCGACCCGCATCGGCGAGGACTGGCCGCCGCAGCTGGCGCGCCGCATCGCCACGCTCGACCGTATCCTCGGCCCCAATGCCGCGGGGACCAGCGGTCGCCTGAACGTCAACATCATCTCGTCGGACATGCCGGGCGAGGCGCTGCCCGGCAAGGCGCGCTATGCCCGCGCCACCGAGGTGATGAAGATCGTCCGCACGCTGCTTAACGGGGAGTCGCTCGACCATGAGGGCGAGTTCTACAAGCTCAAGCTCGACCCGCCGCGCATCTCGACCATCTCGGGAAGCTGCCCCGCCTTCTATTTCGGCGGCCTGTCCGAAGATGCGCGCGAATGCGCCGCCGAGGGCTGCGACGTCTATCTGATGTGGCCCGACACGATGGACAAGGTCCGCGAGACGATCGCCGACATGAAGACGCGCGCCGCGCGCTTCGGGCGTGAGCTGAAGTTCGGCTACCGCGTCCACGTCGTCGTGCGCGACACCGAGGAAGAAGCGCGCGCCGCCGCCGATCGTCTGCTGTCCAAGCTCGACGACGAGATCGGCCGCGCGATCCGCGAGAAGTCGCTCGATGCGAAGAACGTCGGCGTGCAGCGCCAGGCCGAACTGCGCAGCGCGGCCGGCGGCGACGGCTTCGTCGAGGACAATCTGTGGACCGGCATCGGCCGTGCCCGCTCGGGCTGTGGCGCGGCGATCGTCGGCAATCCGGACCAGGTGCTGGCAAAGCTGCGCGCCTATCAGGCCGAAGGGATCGAGGCCTTCATCCTGTCGGGCTATCCGCACGCGGCCGAGGCCGACCTCTTCTCGCGCCATGTGCTGCCGCATCTGCAGCACGGCCCGCTCGAAGGCTGA
- a CDS encoding glycerol-3-phosphate dehydrogenase, translating to MTTSRTIQDRLFDVAVIGGGVNGCGIARDAAGRGASVLLLEQGDLAQGTSSASTKLIHGGLRYLEHYEFGLVRESLSERERLWAIAPHIIWPMRFVLPHVKGLRPRWLLRLGLFLYDHIGGRKKLPATQSIDLRGHPAGGPLKPEFGKAFVYSDCWVDDARLVALNARDAADRGAEVRTRTEVLALERVGEEWAIRTSAGDFRAKTVVNAAGPSVLSLLGRAKEQSGRRMRLVRGSHIVVPALFDHPYSYFFQLPDGRIFFAIPYEQDFTLIGTTDRDHEGSLAEVRASEEEIAYLCEGASRYFRKEIRPEDVVWTYSGVRPLIDDGSGKPEAATRGYSLELSPEAEGPAMLSVFGGKITTYRHLAREAIETLAERLPLLREPFESDQHPLPGGDFPVEDVEALRAEIADRYRFLDAGTVQRLVRSYGRLTIEIFGNAQSLDACGRDFGHGLTEAEVRYLVAREWARTADDVLWRRGKLGLRLDAAQRAALDEFLAGMAK from the coding sequence ATGACGACGTCCCGGACGATCCAGGACCGGCTGTTCGACGTCGCCGTCATCGGCGGCGGCGTCAACGGCTGCGGCATTGCGCGCGACGCGGCGGGGCGCGGGGCTTCGGTCCTGCTGCTCGAACAGGGAGATCTCGCCCAGGGGACGTCGTCCGCCTCGACCAAGCTGATCCATGGCGGACTGCGCTATCTCGAACATTATGAGTTCGGGCTGGTGCGGGAATCGTTGAGCGAGCGCGAACGGCTCTGGGCGATCGCGCCACACATCATCTGGCCGATGCGCTTCGTCCTGCCGCATGTGAAGGGGTTGCGCCCGCGCTGGCTGCTGCGCCTCGGGCTGTTTCTCTACGATCATATCGGCGGGCGGAAGAAGCTGCCGGCGACCCAGTCGATCGATCTGCGCGGCCATCCGGCCGGCGGCCCGCTCAAGCCCGAGTTCGGCAAGGCGTTCGTCTATTCGGACTGCTGGGTCGACGACGCCCGGCTGGTCGCGCTCAACGCCCGCGACGCCGCCGACCGCGGCGCCGAGGTCCGCACGCGTACCGAGGTTCTGGCGCTCGAGCGGGTCGGAGAGGAATGGGCGATCCGGACCTCGGCCGGGGACTTCCGCGCGAAGACCGTCGTCAATGCGGCGGGACCGTCGGTGCTGTCGCTGCTGGGCCGGGCGAAGGAGCAGAGCGGTCGGCGGATGCGGCTCGTCCGGGGCTCGCATATCGTCGTGCCCGCGCTGTTCGATCACCCCTATAGCTATTTCTTCCAGCTCCCCGACGGCCGCATCTTCTTCGCCATTCCCTATGAGCAGGACTTCACCCTGATCGGGACGACCGACCGCGATCATGAGGGCAGCCTCGCCGAGGTGCGCGCAAGCGAGGAGGAGATCGCCTATCTCTGCGAGGGCGCCAGCCGCTATTTCCGCAAGGAAATCCGGCCAGAGGACGTGGTCTGGACCTATTCGGGCGTGCGCCCGCTGATCGACGACGGCTCGGGCAAACCCGAAGCTGCGACCCGCGGCTACAGCCTGGAGTTGTCACCCGAAGCCGAAGGGCCTGCCATGCTGTCGGTGTTCGGTGGCAAGATCACCACCTATCGCCACCTCGCCCGCGAAGCGATCGAAACGCTGGCGGAGCGCCTGCCCCTGCTGCGTGAGCCTTTCGAGAGCGACCAGCATCCCCTGCCCGGCGGCGACTTCCCGGTCGAGGACGTCGAGGCGTTGCGCGCCGAGATCGCCGATCGCTACCGCTTCCTCGACGCCGGAACGGTCCAGCGCCTCGTCCGCAGCTATGGGCGGCTGACGATCGAGATATTCGGCAATGCGCAGTCGCTCGACGCTTGTGGCCGCGACTTCGGCCATGGCTTGACCGAAGCCGAAGTCCGCTATCTGGTCGCACGCGAATGGGCGCGGACCGCCGACGACGTCCTGTGGCGGCGCGGCAAGCTGGGCCTGCGCCTCGATGCGGCACAGCGCGCGGCACTGGACGAGTTTCTCGCTGGCATGGCGAAGTAA
- the glpK gene encoding glycerol kinase GlpK has product MQTSYLLVLDEGTTSTRAMLFAPDGKVSAIEQAELTQHYPADGHVEHDAAEIWTKTLACARRAVEKAGGADRIAAIGITNQRETVVAWDRQTGEPITRAIVWQDRRTADFCDRLRADGHEELIRARTGLVVDPYFSGTKMRWVLDNVAEARALGDRLALGTVESWLVWKLTGGLHITDATNASRTMLMPLDKATWDEDLLALLGVPQSALPEIVDTAGRFGTTLPDLLGGPIPICGLAGDQQAATIGQNCLSAGQVKATLGTGAFVLASTGHDIPRSNNRLLGTVLAQCDGKRSYALEGSVFVAGSLVKWLRDQLGFVGTAAETEALARSVPDNGGVCIVPALSGLGAPHWRPEARGLIGGLTQGATKAHIVRAALESMAHQMHDLKQAYAADGSPWATLRLDGGMSANDWVAQDLADILDLEVERPHNVETTALGAAMLAAVGCGLHATLSDAAAMRSGVSSFVPHMDAATRERRLDQWRALLALELGQA; this is encoded by the coding sequence GTGCAAACATCCTATCTGCTGGTTCTCGACGAAGGCACCACATCTACCCGCGCCATGCTGTTCGCCCCCGACGGCAAGGTATCGGCGATCGAGCAGGCCGAACTGACCCAGCATTATCCCGCCGATGGCCATGTCGAGCATGACGCGGCCGAGATCTGGACCAAGACCCTCGCCTGCGCCCGCCGCGCGGTGGAGAAAGCCGGCGGCGCCGACCGCATCGCGGCGATCGGCATCACCAACCAACGCGAGACGGTCGTCGCCTGGGACCGGCAGACGGGCGAGCCGATCACCCGCGCGATCGTGTGGCAGGACCGGCGCACTGCCGATTTCTGCGATCGGCTGCGCGCAGATGGTCATGAGGAACTGATCCGCGCGCGCACCGGGCTGGTGGTCGATCCCTATTTTTCCGGCACCAAGATGCGCTGGGTGCTCGACAACGTGGCCGAGGCCCGGGCGCTGGGCGACCGCCTGGCCCTCGGCACGGTCGAGAGCTGGCTCGTCTGGAAGCTGACCGGTGGGCTGCACATCACTGACGCGACCAATGCCAGCCGCACCATGCTGATGCCGCTCGACAAGGCGACGTGGGACGAAGACCTGCTCGCGCTGCTCGGCGTGCCCCAATCGGCGCTGCCCGAGATCGTCGACACGGCCGGCCGCTTCGGCACCACCCTGCCCGACCTCCTCGGCGGCCCGATCCCGATCTGTGGCCTGGCCGGCGACCAGCAGGCCGCGACCATCGGCCAGAACTGCCTGTCGGCGGGCCAGGTCAAGGCAACGCTGGGCACGGGCGCCTTCGTCCTCGCCAGCACCGGCCACGACATACCGCGCTCGAACAACCGCCTGCTCGGTACCGTCCTCGCGCAATGCGACGGCAAGCGCAGCTATGCGCTGGAAGGATCGGTATTCGTCGCCGGCAGCCTGGTCAAATGGCTGCGCGACCAGCTCGGCTTCGTCGGCACCGCCGCCGAGACCGAAGCGCTCGCCCGGTCGGTGCCCGACAATGGCGGGGTGTGCATCGTCCCCGCGCTGTCGGGGCTTGGCGCGCCGCACTGGCGGCCCGAGGCGCGCGGACTTATCGGCGGCCTCACCCAGGGCGCGACCAAGGCCCATATTGTCCGCGCCGCACTCGAATCGATGGCGCACCAGATGCATGACCTGAAGCAGGCTTATGCCGCCGATGGTTCGCCCTGGGCGACGCTCCGGCTTGATGGCGGCATGAGCGCGAACGACTGGGTGGCACAGGACCTCGCCGACATACTCGACCTGGAGGTCGAAAGGCCGCACAATGTCGAGACGACCGCGCTCGGGGCGGCGATGCTCGCGGCGGTGGGCTGCGGGCTCCATGCCACGCTGTCGGACGCGGCGGCGATGCGATCGGGGGTGTCCTCCTTCGTACCGCATATGGATGCCGCCACGCGCGAGCGTCGGCTCGATCAATGGCGCGCCCTGCTGGCGCTCGAACTGGGACAGGCCTGA
- a CDS encoding molybdopterin-dependent oxidoreductase yields MIHRDTPDSAPRLSRRALLRSAAAGTGMIAIPGWAQAVADLGLPGKPPTRPMTTAFPGKGPMILQRVRPPLLETPLEVFDKDVITPNDRFYVRWHWGFPESVDVDAFRLTVGGHVDRPIAFTLDQLIREFEPIDYVAVNQCSGNSRGLFQPNIPGAEWAHGAMGNARWRGVRLRDLLDRAGVKAGAVDVRFGGLDDPMTPEAPKFLKSLALDHARDGEVMVAYEMNGEQLPLLNGFPLRLVVPGWYSTYWVKMLSQIEVLDRKDDNFWMAKAYRVPSTPFGHIAPGTKDYPSEPISRMVPRSLVTNLREGQRVKPGALTVAGIAMGGDCGVAKVEVSTDGGTSWKAATLGKDEGTYSFRRFEARITAPAAGALAVSTRCTNTKGLAQPLEMNWNPGGYMRAGVETVHLIAGDA; encoded by the coding sequence ATGATCCACCGCGACACGCCCGACAGTGCCCCCCGCCTCTCCCGGCGCGCCCTGCTGCGCAGTGCCGCAGCGGGGACCGGCATGATCGCCATTCCCGGCTGGGCGCAGGCGGTTGCCGACCTGGGCCTGCCGGGCAAGCCGCCGACGCGGCCGATGACCACGGCCTTTCCCGGAAAGGGTCCGATGATCCTGCAGCGGGTACGGCCGCCGCTGCTCGAGACTCCGCTGGAGGTGTTCGACAAGGACGTCATCACGCCGAACGATCGTTTCTATGTGCGCTGGCACTGGGGATTTCCCGAAAGCGTGGACGTAGACGCCTTCCGGCTGACCGTCGGCGGGCATGTCGATCGGCCGATCGCCTTCACGCTCGACCAGCTGATCCGCGAGTTCGAGCCGATCGACTATGTCGCGGTCAACCAGTGCTCGGGCAATTCACGCGGGCTGTTCCAGCCCAATATCCCGGGCGCAGAGTGGGCGCATGGCGCGATGGGCAATGCCCGCTGGCGCGGCGTTCGCCTGCGCGACCTGCTCGACCGGGCGGGCGTCAAGGCGGGTGCGGTCGACGTCCGTTTCGGCGGGCTTGACGATCCGATGACGCCCGAGGCGCCCAAATTCCTCAAGTCGCTCGCGCTCGATCATGCCCGCGATGGTGAAGTGATGGTCGCCTATGAGATGAACGGCGAGCAACTGCCGCTCCTCAACGGCTTCCCCCTGCGGCTGGTCGTGCCGGGCTGGTATTCGACCTACTGGGTCAAGATGCTCAGCCAGATCGAGGTGCTCGACCGCAAGGACGACAATTTCTGGATGGCCAAGGCCTATCGCGTGCCTTCCACGCCCTTTGGTCATATCGCGCCGGGCACGAAGGATTATCCCAGCGAGCCGATCAGCCGGATGGTCCCGCGCTCGCTGGTGACCAACCTGCGGGAGGGACAGCGGGTGAAGCCGGGTGCGCTGACGGTCGCGGGCATCGCCATGGGCGGGGACTGCGGCGTCGCCAAGGTCGAGGTATCGACCGATGGGGGCACCAGCTGGAAGGCAGCGACGCTCGGCAAGGACGAGGGCACCTACAGCTTCCGCCGCTTCGAGGCCCGCATCACTGCGCCCGCCGCTGGCGCCCTCGCCGTCTCGACACGCTGCACCAACACAAAGGGATTGGCGCAGCCGCTGGAAATGAACTGGAACCCGGGCGGCTATATGCGCGCGGGGGTCGAGACCGTCCACCTGATCGCGGGAGACGCCTGA
- a CDS encoding cytochrome c, translating to MSKMLGISAAIALASVLGSGLADAGTRSKATDRPRLTSTSVTLPTDYEVEYPAGPEVQVMNDNCRACHSPSMVLVQPPLSQADWGKIVHKMIDVYKAPIDPADLPKIMTYLGALPPAAPAPTR from the coding sequence ATGTCCAAGATGCTCGGTATTTCCGCCGCGATCGCACTTGCCTCGGTCCTCGGCTCGGGCCTTGCCGATGCGGGGACGCGGTCCAAGGCCACCGATCGCCCCCGCCTGACCTCGACCAGCGTGACCCTGCCGACCGACTATGAGGTCGAATATCCGGCAGGACCAGAAGTGCAGGTGATGAACGACAATTGCCGCGCCTGCCATTCGCCGTCGATGGTGCTGGTCCAGCCGCCGCTGTCGCAGGCGGACTGGGGCAAGATCGTCCACAAGATGATCGACGTCTACAAGGCGCCGATCGATCCCGCCGACCTGCCGAAGATCATGACCTATCTGGGGGCGTTGCCGCCCGCCGCTCCCGCTCCTACGCGGTAG
- a CDS encoding aromatic ring-hydroxylating oxygenase subunit alpha, with translation MTDLYKAYGDAAERMLHFVETRSTDQASGVFEVPVAHYLDEARWQKEMDLIFRRLPLMLALTIELPRMNDYKAMDVMGQPVLITRGKDGKARAFLNVCKHRAMHLAKEGKGNCSRFACQYHGWTYANDGQLVGIAEASTFGDVDRRTLAMTELPAEEVAGMIFVILTPGLPIDVRSFLGGMLDDLAALRLETWYYHKARTMEGANWKVAFDGYLEGYHFQAAHTQTVATRSPSNRASYEAFGPHIRLGFPQNGIGRLKELPRDEWGKQENDGYDFIRILFPNFSFFLAPEMCQYAQLFPGPTPDRNLTVMNYIYPTAPENEEEMRKLDEMSDFFFQVVLDEDYALGLKVQNGLESGATDRLTFGRNEPGNQYFHKWIDHYLSGCEGPPPVLRA, from the coding sequence ATGACCGATCTCTACAAGGCCTATGGCGATGCCGCCGAGCGGATGCTCCATTTCGTCGAGACCCGCAGCACCGACCAGGCGAGCGGCGTGTTCGAGGTGCCCGTCGCCCATTATCTCGACGAGGCGCGCTGGCAGAAGGAGATGGACCTCATCTTCCGCCGCTTGCCGCTGATGCTCGCGCTCACCATCGAGCTGCCCAGGATGAACGACTATAAGGCGATGGACGTGATGGGGCAGCCGGTGCTCATCACCCGCGGCAAGGACGGCAAGGCGCGCGCCTTCCTCAACGTCTGCAAGCACCGCGCAATGCATCTGGCGAAGGAAGGCAAGGGCAATTGCTCGCGCTTCGCCTGCCAATATCATGGCTGGACCTACGCCAATGACGGCCAGCTGGTCGGCATTGCCGAGGCGAGCACCTTCGGCGATGTCGATCGCCGCACCCTGGCCATGACCGAACTGCCGGCCGAGGAGGTCGCGGGCATGATCTTCGTGATCCTGACGCCGGGCCTGCCGATCGACGTGCGCAGCTTTCTGGGCGGGATGCTCGACGACCTTGCCGCGCTACGGCTCGAGACCTGGTATTATCACAAGGCGCGGACGATGGAGGGCGCCAACTGGAAGGTCGCCTTCGACGGCTATCTGGAGGGCTATCATTTCCAGGCCGCGCATACGCAGACCGTCGCGACCCGCTCGCCGTCGAACCGGGCCAGCTATGAAGCGTTCGGACCGCATATCCGGCTCGGCTTCCCGCAGAACGGGATCGGCCGGCTGAAGGAGCTGCCGCGCGACGAGTGGGGCAAGCAGGAGAATGACGGTTACGACTTCATCCGCATCCTCTTCCCGAACTTCAGCTTCTTCCTTGCGCCCGAGATGTGCCAGTACGCGCAGCTCTTTCCGGGGCCGACGCCCGACCGCAACCTGACGGTGATGAACTATATCTACCCGACCGCGCCGGAGAACGAGGAGGAGATGCGCAAGCTCGACGAGATGAGCGACTTCTTCTTCCAGGTCGTGCTCGACGAGGATTATGCGCTGGGTCTCAAGGTCCAGAACGGGCTGGAATCAGGCGCGACCGACCGGCTGACCTTCGGCCGCAACGAGCCGGGCAACCAATATTTCCACAAATGGATCGACCATTATCTGTCGGGCTGCGAAGGGCCGCCACCGGTCCTTCGCGCCTGA
- a CDS encoding aromatic ring-hydroxylating oxygenase subunit alpha — protein MADRDPAIHSAAARCPGPGWEDILREDLIAPPAFMAEDRYRYLGSEPIDAKRYYDPAFFRAEIEKMWPFVWQFAAREEDMPEPGDYVTYDNAGRSYLIVRQPDGEVRAFHNVCLHRGRKLATDSGMAEKFVCPFHGFAWNTDGSLRDIPCRWDFGHLSDERMKLPQASIARWGGYIFVRDKAEGPTIEEFLAPLPEFFTRWRHEDCETIAWVGKVVDANWKITMEAFMESYHAYMTHPQLLPFTGDANAAYHVLGKHVNVNYTPFGTISPHVGGTERPEQWIVEEFVKYNGRSSDNYDPEKDQFNITVPEGESARHALGAAMRDSSQRAFGGDYSAVSESELLDALVFNVFPNFAPWGGFMPNIVYRWRPWPDQDRCLMEVRVLARRQDGAEPRPPMTMHLLDDGQKWADAPELGALGAVVDQDMENMELTHQGLKCSANGLVELGDYQEVRIRHFHQTLDTYLDR, from the coding sequence ATGGCCGATCGTGACCCCGCCATTCACAGCGCCGCCGCCCGCTGCCCCGGACCCGGCTGGGAAGACATATTGCGCGAGGACCTGATCGCGCCGCCCGCCTTCATGGCGGAGGACCGCTATCGCTATCTCGGTTCCGAACCGATCGACGCGAAGCGCTATTATGACCCGGCCTTCTTCCGCGCCGAGATCGAGAAGATGTGGCCTTTCGTCTGGCAGTTCGCCGCGCGCGAGGAGGACATGCCCGAGCCTGGCGACTATGTGACCTACGACAATGCGGGGCGATCCTACCTGATCGTCCGCCAGCCAGACGGCGAGGTCCGCGCCTTTCACAATGTCTGTCTTCATCGGGGCCGCAAGCTGGCGACGGACTCGGGCATGGCCGAGAAATTCGTCTGCCCGTTCCACGGCTTTGCCTGGAACACCGATGGCAGCCTGCGCGACATACCCTGCCGCTGGGATTTCGGCCATCTGAGCGACGAGCGCATGAAATTGCCGCAGGCGAGCATCGCGCGCTGGGGTGGCTATATCTTCGTCCGCGACAAGGCCGAGGGGCCGACGATCGAGGAGTTTCTTGCGCCGCTCCCGGAGTTTTTCACGCGCTGGCGGCATGAGGACTGCGAGACGATCGCCTGGGTCGGCAAGGTGGTCGACGCCAACTGGAAGATCACCATGGAAGCCTTCATGGAGAGCTACCACGCCTATATGACGCATCCGCAGCTGCTGCCGTTCACCGGCGATGCCAATGCCGCCTATCATGTCCTCGGCAAGCATGTGAACGTGAACTACACGCCCTTCGGCACCATTTCCCCGCACGTTGGTGGAACGGAGCGCCCCGAGCAGTGGATCGTCGAGGAATTCGTCAAATATAACGGCCGCTCCTCGGACAATTATGATCCCGAGAAGGACCAGTTCAACATCACCGTGCCCGAGGGCGAAAGCGCGCGCCATGCGCTGGGCGCGGCGATGCGCGACAGTTCGCAGCGCGCCTTCGGCGGCGATTATTCGGCGGTTTCGGAATCCGAACTGCTCGATGCGCTCGTGTTCAACGTCTTCCCCAATTTCGCGCCCTGGGGCGGCTTCATGCCGAACATCGTCTATCGGTGGCGGCCCTGGCCCGATCAGGATCGCTGCCTGATGGAGGTGCGCGTCCTTGCCCGGCGCCAGGACGGCGCCGAACCGCGACCGCCGATGACGATGCATCTGCTCGACGACGGCCAGAAATGGGCCGATGCGCCCGAGCTCGGTGCCCTGGGCGCGGTGGTCGACCAGGACATGGAGAATATGGAGCTGACCCATCAGGGGCTGAAATGCTCGGCCAATGGCCTCGTCGAGCTGGGCGACTATCAGGAGGTGCGCATCCGCCACTTCCACCAGACGCTCGACACCTATCTCGATCGCTGA
- a CDS encoding DUF2474 family protein, translated as MARADMAGRWRRIAWFVGLWAGSILALGTVSMLIRFWLRP; from the coding sequence ATGGCGCGCGCTGACATGGCGGGGCGCTGGAGAAGGATCGCCTGGTTCGTGGGCCTCTGGGCCGGCAGCATCCTCGCGCTCGGCACGGTGTCGATGTTGATACGCTTCTGGCTGAGACCATAA
- the cydB gene encoding cytochrome d ubiquinol oxidase subunit II, with product MIDLTVIWAAIIGFAIVAYVVMDGFDLGIGILFPLFAVGKDRDRAMNSIAPVWDGNETWLVLGGGGLLAAFPLAYAIILPALYAPLIAMLLGLVLRGVAFEFRWRDPAHRALWDRAFFVGSTVATFAQGITLGALLQGINVDGRAYGGGWWDWLSPFSLLTGAGLLVGYALLGACWLNWKTEDALQRQVVTYAGRLGILLLLVIGAVSLATLTLEADYQRRWLAWPGVLATAQVPLATLVVTALFYRSLSARRDAQPFFWALALFMLCLLGLGISIWPYVIPARVTIWEAAAPYRSQLFMIVGAGLLVPVILAYTAWAYWVFRGKVGHDGYH from the coding sequence ATGATCGACCTGACCGTCATCTGGGCCGCCATCATCGGCTTCGCCATCGTCGCCTATGTCGTCATGGACGGCTTCGACCTCGGCATCGGCATCCTCTTCCCGCTGTTTGCGGTGGGCAAGGATCGCGACCGGGCTATGAACAGCATCGCCCCCGTCTGGGACGGTAACGAGACCTGGCTGGTGCTGGGCGGCGGGGGGCTGCTCGCGGCCTTTCCGCTGGCCTATGCGATCATCCTGCCCGCACTCTATGCGCCGCTGATCGCGATGCTGCTCGGGCTCGTCCTGCGCGGCGTGGCCTTCGAGTTCCGCTGGCGCGATCCGGCGCATCGGGCCCTGTGGGATCGTGCCTTCTTCGTCGGTTCCACCGTCGCGACCTTCGCGCAGGGCATCACCCTCGGCGCGCTGCTCCAGGGGATCAATGTCGATGGCCGCGCCTATGGCGGGGGCTGGTGGGACTGGCTATCGCCCTTCTCGCTGCTGACCGGCGCGGGCCTGCTGGTCGGCTATGCCCTGCTCGGCGCCTGCTGGCTCAACTGGAAGACGGAGGATGCTCTGCAGCGCCAGGTCGTCACCTATGCCGGCCGGCTCGGGATCCTGCTGCTGCTGGTGATCGGCGCGGTCAGCCTCGCGACGCTGACGCTCGAGGCCGACTATCAGCGCCGCTGGCTGGCGTGGCCGGGCGTGCTGGCGACCGCGCAGGTCCCGCTCGCAACGCTGGTCGTCACGGCGCTCTTCTACCGCAGCCTGTCCGCGCGCCGCGACGCGCAGCCCTTCTTCTGGGCGCTGGCATTGTTCATGCTCTGCCTGCTGGGGCTCGGCATCTCGATCTGGCCCTATGTCATCCCCGCGCGGGTGACGATCTGGGAAGCGGCCGCGCCCTATCGCAGCCAGCTGTTCATGATCGTCGGCGCCGGTCTGCTCGTGCCGGTGATCCTCGCCTACACCGCCTGGGCCTATTGGGTCTTCCGCGGGAAGGTCGGCCATGACGGCTATCATTGA